The genomic DNA ATCGTAGTATTCCTAAACAAATGTGATATGGTAGACGACGAAGAATTATTAGATTTAGTAGAAATGGAAGTAAGAGAATTATTAGACGAATATGAATTCCCAGGAGATGATACACCAATCATCAGAGGATCAGCATTAGAAGCATTAAATGATCCAAACGGAGCATGGGGAGACAAAATTGTAGAATTATTCGAAGCAATTGACGAATATATTCCACAACCAGAAAGAGATACAGACAAACCATTTATCATGCCAGTAGAAGACGTATTCTCAATTACAGGAAGAGGAACAGTAGCAACAGGAAGAGTAGAAAGAGGAATCCTAAAAGTACAAGATGAAGTAGAATTAGTAGGACTTACAGAAGCACCAAGAAAAGTAGTAGTAACAGGAGTAGAAATGTTCAGAAAATTATTAGATCAAGCGCAAGCTGGAGATAATATCGGAGCACTACTTAGAGGGGTACAAAGAGACGAAATCGAAAGAGGACAAGTTCTTGCAAAACCAGGAACAATCAACCCACATACAAAATTCAAAGCAGAAGTATACGTATTAAAGAAAGAAGAAGGTGGAAGACATACACCATTCTTTAACGGATACAGACCACAATTTTACTTCAGAACAACAGATATTACAGGATCAATTGCATTACCAGAAGGAGTAGAAATGTGTATGCCAGGAGATAACATCACAATGGAAATCGAATTAATCAACCCAATTGCAATCGAAGAAGGATTAAGATTCGCTATTCGTGAAGGTGGAAGAACAGTAGGAGCAGGTGTTGTTGCTCAAATTATTAAATAGTTTAAAATAGCCGAGGGATTCCCTCGGCTAAAATATAAAATATTTTGTGGCATAAACTTATAATTAAACCACAAAAAAAAATAAAAGTCAAGACTTGTATAAAAAGCACAATTCTAATATACTATAGTAGTGTGTTTTTCGGGACTGCGATGATGTGAAAGGTTGCCAAATGAATAGATTGGGGAAATTTTCGCTGAGAATGTCCGTTCAAGAATCGGGCGACGGAATATCAGAGGGCTCTCTTTGTCAAAAATAAATAGCAACACCCGGGAGAGTGTACTGAGGTTCTAGTCGTACGTAATGAATAGAATGCGTGCGATGAAAAGGAGGGAAATACAATGGCAAATAGCAATGGAAAACAAAAAATCAGAATTAGACTAAAAGCTTTTGATCATAAAATTTTAGATCAATCATCTGAAAAGATAGTTGAAACTGCAAAAAGAACAGGTGCGGATGTATCAGGTCCTGTTCCACTACCAACAGAAAAACAAATTATTACTATTTTAAGAGCTGTTCATAAATACAAAGATTCTAGAGAACAGTTTGAACAAAGAACGCACAAAAGATTAATTGATATTTTAAATCCAACACCAAAGACTGTAGATGCTCTAATGAGATTAGATTTACCTGCAGGTGTGGATATTGAAATTAAACTTTAATAAATACAACTGCTAAGACGTAGGTTTATATAGATGTTCATATACCTCTCTTAGTACGATTACTTTATGTAATCCGCTGTAAGAAAATTAGGAGGTGTAAAAATGAAAGGAATTTTAGGAAAAAAAGTAGGGATGACACAAATCTTTACTGAAGAAGGAAGTGTAATTCCTGTAACAGTTGTAGCAGCTGGGCCAGTTTATGTAACACAAGTAAAAACTGGAGAAACAGATGGATACAACGCAATTCAAATAGGATATGAAGACAAAAAAGAAAATAAAGCCAACAAACCTGAAAAAGGACATTTTGCAAAAGCAAATGTAGCACCTAAAAAATATGTTCAAGAATTCAGAGTAGAAAATGGTGCTGATTATACAATTGGTCAAGAAATTAAAGCAGATATCTTTGCAGAGGGTTCAAAAATAGATATCACAGGAATTTCAAAAGGTAAAGGAACACAAGGGCCAATTAAAAGACATAATCAAGCAAGAGGACCTATGGCTCATGGTTCAAAATATCATAGAGGACCGGGTTCGCTAGGAGCAAGTTCATACCCAAGTAGAGTATTTAAAGGTATGAAAGGTGCTGGTAGAATGGGAAATGAACAAATAACCATTCAAAATCTTGAAGTAGTAAGAGTAGATGTAGAAAGAAATATTTTATTAATAAAAGGTGCAATTCCAGGACCTAAAGGTGGAGTTGTTACAATAAAAGAAAGCGTTAAAGCTGAGTAATAATCTAGCTACAGAAGGGAGGATGTAAAATGCCAAAGGTTGATTTATATAATGTTTCAGGTCAACAAGTAGGTGAAATTGAATTAAATGAAGCTATCTTCGGAGCTGAAATTAATGGAAGTGTTATGCATGAAGTAGTAAAAAACTACTTAGCAAACCAAAGACAAGGTACACAAAGTGCTAAAACAAGAGCAGAAGTTAGAGGTGGCGGTAGAAAGCCATGGAGACAAAAAGGAACAGGTAGAGCTCGTCAAGGAAGTATTAGATCACCTCAATGGATTGGTGGAGGAGTAGTTTTTGCACCAAAACCAAGAGACTATAGATATACATTGCCTAAAAAGGTAAAAAGACTTGCTATGAAATCTGCTTTAAGTTCTAAAGTAAAAGAAAACCAAATGGTTGTTTTAGATGAATTGAAAATGGATTCATATAAAACAAAAGATATGGTAAATATTCTAAACAGCTTAAAAGTAGAGAAAAAAGCACTAATCGTTTTAGATATTAAAAATGATTGTGTAGTAAAATCTGCAAGCAACATCCCAGGAGTAACAACTACTCTTGTAAATACATTAAATGTATATGATATTTTAAATCATGACAAGTTTATCGTAACGAAAGACGCGGTACACAAGATAGAGGAGGTGTACGCATAATGATGACATCATACGATATCATTAAAAAACCTCTTATCAGCGAAAGAAGTATGGACGATATGGCTGATAAAAAGTATACTTTCATCGTAGATATGAGAGCGAATAAAACAGAAATTAAAAAAGCAGTAGAAGAAATCTTCGGTGTAACAGTAGAAAAAGTAAATACTGTACGTATGACAGGTAAAGTAAAGAGAATGGGAAAAAATGTTGGGAAAAGACCTGACAGAAAAAAAGCAATTATTAAATTAACTCCTGATAGCAAAGAAATCGAGTTCTTTGAAGGAATGCAATAAGCATAAAGGAGAGAAAAGGAGGGAAAGATCATGGGAATCAAAAAGTTTAATCCAACTTCTCCAGCGATTAGACAGATGACCGTTTCTACATTTGAAGAAATTACTAAAAAAGAACCAGAAAAGTCATTATTAGTACCACTTAAGAAAAGTGCTGGTAGAAATGCACAAGGAAAAATCACCATTCGTCATAGAGGTGGTGGACAAAAAAGAAAATACAGAATTATTGATTTTAAAAGAAATAAAGACAATGTTCCAGCAAAGGTAACTTCTATAGAATATGATCCAAATAGAACTGCAAACATTGCACTATTGACATATGCAGATGGAGAAAAAACATATATTTTAGCTCCTAACAAATTAAAAGTCGGAGATATAATTGTATCTGGAGATCAAGCAGATATCAAAATTGGAAACGCACTTCCATTAAGAAGTATTCCAGTAGGTACAGTAATTCATAATATTGAATTGAAACCTGGAAAAGGCGGACAATTAGTAAGATCAGCAGGAAATTCAGCACAATTAATGGCAAAAGAAGGGAAATATGCGCAAGTTAGATTACCTTCCGGAGAAGTTAGAATGATTAGTATTAACTGTAGAGCAACAATTGGTCAAGTAGGAAACTTAGATCATGAAAATATTACAATCGGTAAAGCAGGACGTAAGAGACATATGGGTATTAGACCTACTGTAAGAGGTTCTGTAATGAACCCTAACGATCACCCACATGGTGGTGGAGAAGGTAGAGCTCCTGTAGGTAGACCTTCACCAATGACTCCTTGGGGTAAACCGACTATTGGATATAAAACAAGAAAGAAAAACAAAGCATCTGATAAGTTTATCGTTAAGAGAAGAAATCAGAAGTAATAGAGGAAAAGAGGTCATGGAAGTAGCGAGGACCTTGGCCTCGTAGTCCTCGGGTCACAGATAGTAACCGAAGGGAGGAAATAGTAGAATGAGTAGATCGTTAAAAAAAGGACCTTTTATTGAGCCAAAACTTTTAAGCAAAATAGAAGAAATGAACGATAAAAACGAAAAAAAAGTCATTAAAACATGGTCAAGAGCATCCACAATATTCCCACAAATGATAGGACATACAATTGCTGTTTATGATGGAAAAAAACATGTACCTGTTTATGTTACAGAGGATATGGTTGGTCATAAATTAGGTGAATTTGCACCTACAAGAACTTATAGAGGCCATGCTGACAATGATAAATCATCAAAAGTGAAGAAGTAATCACATAGATACGAAAGGAGGTTATCAACTTGGAATCTAGAGCGATTGCAAAATACGTACGTATATCTCCAAGAAAAATGAAGCCAATAGTTGATATGGTTAGAGGAATGAATACAGACGAAGCATTAGCAATTTTAGAATTCACACCAAGAACTGGTGCAGACATACTTTTAAAGGTAATTAAATCTGCAAGAGCAAATGCTGAAAATAACCACGAAATGGATACAGATAAATTATATATTGCAGAAGTTTATGCAAATCAAGCACCTACAATGAAGAGATGGAGAGCGGCTTCAATGGGGCGTGGAGTTAAAATTTTAAAGAGAACAAGTCATGTAGGAGTTGTTCTAAAAGAAAGATAATAGAAGGAGGGATAGTAGTGGGTCAAAAAGTAAGTCCACACGGCTTAAGAGTCGGCGTCATTAAAGATTGGGACTCTAAATGGTATGCAAACAAAGCAAATTTTGCTGATCTTTTAATCGAAGATAACAAAATCCGTAAGTATGTAAAAAAGAAACTTTATACTTCTGGAATTTCAAGAATCGTTATTGAAAGAGCTGCAAATAATAAAGTGAAAGTAAATCTGTTTACAGCAAAACCAGGTATGGTAATTGGAAAAGCTGGAGCAGGTGTTGAAGAATTAAAGGTTACATTAGAAAAATTAACAGGAAAAAGTGTTATCGTAAATGTAAATGAAATCAAGAGAGCAGAAATGGAAGCACAATTAGTAGCTGAAAATGTTGCTTTTTCATTAGAAAGAAGAGTATCTTTCAGAAGAGCTATGAAGCAAGCTATTCAAAGAACAATGAAATCTGGTGCTGAAGGAATCAAAGTAATGGTTTCTGGAAGACTAGGTGGAGCTGAAATGGCGAGAAATGAAAAATATAGCGAAGGAAATGTACCTCTTCACACTTTAAGAGCGGATATTGATTATGGATTTGCAGAGGCAGATACAACTTATGGAAAGATTGGCGTAAAAGTTTGGATCAATAAGGGAGAAATTCTTCCACAAACAAGTGAAGCAGTAAAAGAAATGAGAAGAGCAAATAGAGCAAAACAAGATTTTACTAAAAAGCCAAGAAGAGACAATAGAGACAATAGAGAGAATAGATATAATAGAGACAACAGAAGACACGAAGAAAAATAATTTCTGTTGGAGGGAAGGAGGAAATAGACGATGTTAATGCCTAAAAGAGTAAAACGTCGTAGAGTGCATAGAGGCAGAATGAAAGGCGTAGCACAAAGAGGCAATACAATCACTTACGGAGAATATGGATTGATGGCTCTAGAGCCTGCATGGATTACTTCTAATCAAATAGAAGCTGCCAGAATTGCAATGACTAGATCCATAAAAAGAGGGGGAAAAGTTTGGATTAAAATATTCCCTCATAAACCAGTAACTCAAAAACCAGCTGAAACACGTATGGGTGCTGGTAAGGGTTCTCCAGAATATTGGGTAGCTGTAGTAAAACCAGGTAGAGTAATGTTTGAATTAGCAGGTGTACCTGAAGAAAAAGCTAGAGAAGCTATGAGACTTGCAATGCATAAATTACCTATCAAATGTAAATTCGTAACACGTCAAGATACAGAAAAGGGTGGTGAAGCGAATGAAAGCTAATAAGCTTCATGAAATGACCGTACAAGAGTTAAATAATAAGTTAATGGAATTAAAAAATGAACTTTTCAATTTAAGATTCCAATTGGCTACAGGACAACTTGAAAATCCTATGAAAGTAAAAAGTGTACGTAAAGATATAGCACGCACAAAAACCATCCTTAGAGAAAAAGAAATCAAGAAAAACGCATAATTAAGGATATGGAAGGAGGGCTTTACTCGTGGAAAGAACAAGAAGAAAGACCAGAGTAGGACGTGTAGTGAGCGATAAAATGGAAAAAACTATCGTTGTTGCAGTAGAAGATTTCGTACGTCACCCACTATATGGAAAAGCAGTAAAAAGAACTAAAAAATTCAAAGCGCACGATGAAAATAATGAATGCAGAATCGGAGATCGCGTAAGAATCATGGAAACTAGACCATTAAGCAAAGATAAAAGATGGAGACTAGTAAACGTGGTAGAAAAAGCGAAGTAATTGTATAACTGGAAGGAGGTATAACTATGATTCAACAGGAATCACGCCTAAAAGTTGCAGATAACTCAGGAGCAAGAGAATTATTATGTATACGTGTACTTGGCGGTTCAAAACGCAAATACGCGAGTATTGGCGATGTGATTGTTTGCGCAGTTAAAGATGCAACACCAGGCGGTGTTGTTAAAAAAGGACAAGTTGTAAAAGCTGTAGTAGTAAGAAGTAAACACGAAGTAAGACGTGTAGATGGAAGTTATATCAGATTTGATGAAAATGCTGCAGTAGTCATCAAAGAGGATAAAACACCTGTAGGAACTCGTATTTTCGGGCCGGTTGCAAGAGAGTTAAGAGAAAGAGACTTTATGAAAATAGTTTCACTTGCGCCAGAAGTACTATAGCTTGGGGAGGTGTAATGGATGCATATTAAAAAAGGTGATACAGTAGTAGTAATTTCAGGAAAAGATAAAGGCAAAAAAGGAAAAGTATTGCAAGCTATGCCTAAAAAAAATAGAGTCATTATAGAAGGCGTAAACATGCTTACAAAACATCAAAAGCCAAATGCCAAGGTTCAACAAGGTGGAATTGTTCATCAAGAAGGACCTATTCATGCTTCTAATGTAATGCTTTGGGATGCTAAAGCAAAAGCTCCTACAAGAGTAGGGTACAAAATATTAGAAAATGGAAAAAAAGTAAGAGTATCTAAAAAGACCGGACAAGAAATCGAATAATAGTTATGTTTGAAGGGAGGGTTAATCGGTGACAGCTAGATTAAAAGAAGTGTATAGCAAAGAAATCACAAAAGCGTTAATGGAGAAATTTGGCTATAAAAATGTGATGGAATTACCAAAACTAGACAAGATCGTTGTGAATATGGGTCTAGGAGAAGCAAAAGATAATGCAAAACTTTTAGAAGCAGCTACAGAAGAGTTAGCTTCCATTACAGGACAAAAGCCTGTTATTACAAGAGCAAAAAAATCTGTTGCGAACTTTAAACTTCGTGAAGGTATGCCTATTGGTAGCAAGGTAACCTTAAGAGGGGAAAGAATGTATGAATTTGCAGACAGATTATTTAATGTTGCCCTACCAAGAGTTAGAGATTTTAAAGGAGTAAATCCTAATTCATTTGATGGTAGAGGAAACTATTCACTAGGAATTAAAGAACAATTAATATTCCCTGAAATAGAGTATGATAAAGTAGATAAGATAAAAGGAATGGACATAATCTTTGTTACGACTGCTAAAACTGATGA from Inediibacterium massiliense includes the following:
- the tuf gene encoding elongation factor Tu; protein product: MAKAKFERSKPHVNIGTIGHVDHGKTTLTAAITTTLNTRYGTGGAVAFDQIDKAPEEKERGITISTSHVEYETPNRHYAHVDCPGHADYVKNMITGAAQMDGAILVCAATDGPMPQTREHILLSRQVGVPYIVVFLNKCDMVDDEELLDLVEMEVRELLDEYEFPGDDTPIIRGSALEALNDPNGAWGDKIVELFEAIDEYIPQPERDTDKPFIMPVEDVFSITGRGTVATGRVERGILKVQDEVELVGLTEAPRKVVVTGVEMFRKLLDQAQAGDNIGALLRGVQRDEIERGQVLAKPGTINPHTKFKAEVYVLKKEEGGRHTPFFNGYRPQFYFRTTDITGSIALPEGVEMCMPGDNITMEIELINPIAIEEGLRFAIREGGRTVGAGVVAQIIK
- the rpsJ gene encoding 30S ribosomal protein S10; the protein is MANSNGKQKIRIRLKAFDHKILDQSSEKIVETAKRTGADVSGPVPLPTEKQIITILRAVHKYKDSREQFEQRTHKRLIDILNPTPKTVDALMRLDLPAGVDIEIKL
- the rplC gene encoding 50S ribosomal protein L3 gives rise to the protein MKGILGKKVGMTQIFTEEGSVIPVTVVAAGPVYVTQVKTGETDGYNAIQIGYEDKKENKANKPEKGHFAKANVAPKKYVQEFRVENGADYTIGQEIKADIFAEGSKIDITGISKGKGTQGPIKRHNQARGPMAHGSKYHRGPGSLGASSYPSRVFKGMKGAGRMGNEQITIQNLEVVRVDVERNILLIKGAIPGPKGGVVTIKESVKAE
- the rplD gene encoding 50S ribosomal protein L4 codes for the protein MPKVDLYNVSGQQVGEIELNEAIFGAEINGSVMHEVVKNYLANQRQGTQSAKTRAEVRGGGRKPWRQKGTGRARQGSIRSPQWIGGGVVFAPKPRDYRYTLPKKVKRLAMKSALSSKVKENQMVVLDELKMDSYKTKDMVNILNSLKVEKKALIVLDIKNDCVVKSASNIPGVTTTLVNTLNVYDILNHDKFIVTKDAVHKIEEVYA
- the rplW gene encoding 50S ribosomal protein L23, which codes for MMTSYDIIKKPLISERSMDDMADKKYTFIVDMRANKTEIKKAVEEIFGVTVEKVNTVRMTGKVKRMGKNVGKRPDRKKAIIKLTPDSKEIEFFEGMQ
- the rplB gene encoding 50S ribosomal protein L2 encodes the protein MGIKKFNPTSPAIRQMTVSTFEEITKKEPEKSLLVPLKKSAGRNAQGKITIRHRGGGQKRKYRIIDFKRNKDNVPAKVTSIEYDPNRTANIALLTYADGEKTYILAPNKLKVGDIIVSGDQADIKIGNALPLRSIPVGTVIHNIELKPGKGGQLVRSAGNSAQLMAKEGKYAQVRLPSGEVRMISINCRATIGQVGNLDHENITIGKAGRKRHMGIRPTVRGSVMNPNDHPHGGGEGRAPVGRPSPMTPWGKPTIGYKTRKKNKASDKFIVKRRNQK
- the rpsS gene encoding 30S ribosomal protein S19, translated to MSRSLKKGPFIEPKLLSKIEEMNDKNEKKVIKTWSRASTIFPQMIGHTIAVYDGKKHVPVYVTEDMVGHKLGEFAPTRTYRGHADNDKSSKVKK
- the rplV gene encoding 50S ribosomal protein L22, with the protein product MESRAIAKYVRISPRKMKPIVDMVRGMNTDEALAILEFTPRTGADILLKVIKSARANAENNHEMDTDKLYIAEVYANQAPTMKRWRAASMGRGVKILKRTSHVGVVLKER
- the rpsC gene encoding 30S ribosomal protein S3 — encoded protein: MGQKVSPHGLRVGVIKDWDSKWYANKANFADLLIEDNKIRKYVKKKLYTSGISRIVIERAANNKVKVNLFTAKPGMVIGKAGAGVEELKVTLEKLTGKSVIVNVNEIKRAEMEAQLVAENVAFSLERRVSFRRAMKQAIQRTMKSGAEGIKVMVSGRLGGAEMARNEKYSEGNVPLHTLRADIDYGFAEADTTYGKIGVKVWINKGEILPQTSEAVKEMRRANRAKQDFTKKPRRDNRDNRENRYNRDNRRHEEK
- the rplP gene encoding 50S ribosomal protein L16, with protein sequence MLMPKRVKRRRVHRGRMKGVAQRGNTITYGEYGLMALEPAWITSNQIEAARIAMTRSIKRGGKVWIKIFPHKPVTQKPAETRMGAGKGSPEYWVAVVKPGRVMFELAGVPEEKAREAMRLAMHKLPIKCKFVTRQDTEKGGEANES
- the rpmC gene encoding 50S ribosomal protein L29; the protein is MKANKLHEMTVQELNNKLMELKNELFNLRFQLATGQLENPMKVKSVRKDIARTKTILREKEIKKNA
- the rpsQ gene encoding 30S ribosomal protein S17, which encodes MERTRRKTRVGRVVSDKMEKTIVVAVEDFVRHPLYGKAVKRTKKFKAHDENNECRIGDRVRIMETRPLSKDKRWRLVNVVEKAK
- the rplN gene encoding 50S ribosomal protein L14, with the translated sequence MIQQESRLKVADNSGARELLCIRVLGGSKRKYASIGDVIVCAVKDATPGGVVKKGQVVKAVVVRSKHEVRRVDGSYIRFDENAAVVIKEDKTPVGTRIFGPVARELRERDFMKIVSLAPEVL
- the rplX gene encoding 50S ribosomal protein L24; the protein is MHIKKGDTVVVISGKDKGKKGKVLQAMPKKNRVIIEGVNMLTKHQKPNAKVQQGGIVHQEGPIHASNVMLWDAKAKAPTRVGYKILENGKKVRVSKKTGQEIE
- the rplE gene encoding 50S ribosomal protein L5; its protein translation is MTARLKEVYSKEITKALMEKFGYKNVMELPKLDKIVVNMGLGEAKDNAKLLEAATEELASITGQKPVITRAKKSVANFKLREGMPIGSKVTLRGERMYEFADRLFNVALPRVRDFKGVNPNSFDGRGNYSLGIKEQLIFPEIEYDKVDKIKGMDIIFVTTAKTDEEARELLRLLGMPFAR